From Alloacidobacterium dinghuense:
CTTCGTTATGTCTATCTCGCGGAAAAAGATCCGGTTCCGGTTGGTGATTAAGACAGCATTACCGCTCAGGCGGAGATGAATCTCATCCGTGGCTCATAAGTCCATTTCAGATGCCGTCACCGTATCCAGCGTGATTCCGCCATCCTGACTTTCCGTCGAGCGGAACTCACCTCACTCTCAGTCTTCTTTGTTCCAGGTCGTTGAACAAATTCCTCCAATCCGTCGATTATGAAAGCGACAAAGAGGGTCGTCAGGATTAGTACAGCGAAGACGGCGATGGCAATAATGTCAGTCATGTCTCCGCATCCCGCGATCTATCGAGGGTGTTCTTTATCGGGAGTTGTGACAACAGCACCGATCAAGGAGTTGCTGCAAAGAATTCCGGCGTCCAACGACTGAGGCTCATTGATGAGTTCCGAGAGGTGCTCCTGGGGCCGAGATCTCTGCCAGCCATGCGTCATAACGCCGCCGCGAAATTTTCACGGCGGCGCGTACGGTGTGGCCGCCTTCTGCGATATAGGGATGAGGCAGAAGTAGAGATCCCTTTGTACCTGTCTCCACCAATGATGTTGTTAGCGAATCGGATATGGCCTCAGAGTCGAGGTTGGAGGATGCAGTAACTTCATATTCAAATTCAACATGTCCGCTATAGTGAATTCCAAACTGAAAGGTACCGCCGTTTTCAACCAACCTGCCGAGCGCAGGGTCAAGTCGAATCAGGACATCTTGTATCTCTTTGTTATTGACAGGCGCGTCGATGAGGCACCATGTCTCGTCATCGCGGCGCAGGTGGTTCAGCCGTTCAACAATCGAAGGATCTTCCTCGCTGCCATCGAGGTTGCGGTCAATCTCCTGGCGCACACTGTCGATGGACCCGAACAGGAGTATTTTAGAATCGAGAATGGCTAGTGAGCGCACCTCGTCGAAGTCCCTGCGCTCGCGTGCAAACGGCGGAACCGCCAGGATGCTGATACTACGGTAGCGACCGACGGTTGCACCGCCGGCCGCCGCAGATTTATAGATACCCTGTTGATCGAAGTGCCCGTTCGCCAGAAGACTGTGCTCGCTCAGTTCACCCTTTTTGTCAGCAATAGCCACGAAAACGACCTGATGGATGTCGCGCGTGCTGTCGGCGCCGGTCAGGGCAAGAAAATCATTGAAATCGGTGGCACTGTTGTGGGTGAGGACAACAAAGTTGCCGTGACCGCCTGGGGATGATGGAGCAGTGATTCCCGCAACCGACTGAGCACCAGGAGGAATCATAGAAAGAAGCTTACGATCCGTCGACACTGCGAAACTCACGGAGGCGATGAGCGGCAAGAGAGACGCTATTAAGAAGACTTTCTTAGTGGTAAATCGCGGCATACGACCTCCCTTTTACCTGGCCGACGAATCGACGTTGCATGCTGCTATCAACGACGACTTTGGGAATATCCCTTCACGAGAGAGTTAGAAGTGAATCATCAAGCGTTGTGGAGAGAATGGAGGAGGTTGGCTATTTATCGATTACAGACAATTACTCTCGCGACGAGTTAAGAAAATGGGCCCAGAGCCGTTTGGCTCCAGGCACATCAGCAACGAATATCCTCTTCACTTGAATGCGACAACGGTTTGAGTGGCAGCGCGAAGCGAAGCCTCTTGCCGTTGAGCATCCTTTTCCAACTTCGAGACAGAAAACGCTAGATTCATCTGTCCGGAGGTGCAGAGAATTTCGCTGAGGAAGTATTGATCGCCATATTTATGGAAGACCAACTTATTAGTCTTTGTTTTCTCGCCGTCAGCGTTGACAATGCCTATCGCATGAAACTTGTTTTTGTTGACATTTCGAATCTCAACGACATTGGGGTCAATCGAAACAAGCCTGTAAGTTCCAGAGGGGAGTAATTTGCTGGCAACCGTGAAGTCAAATGGGATGTTAGCCTGCACGCCATTCTCTTGGGCCGAGGCGCCAACCGCAGCAAAGCCGGCTAGAAGAATTGTGATTGCGGTGATTCGTTTCATGGGCCTTTCTCCTTTCAACTCTGTGAAGCGTCGTTTTTCTGACTGCCTTCATTCCATAAAGCGCAGTTCAGAGGTGAAAAGGGCAATCGGCTTCAAGGGGAGATTCATCGACAATTGCAATCTGTGGCTCGCGAAGCCTAGCCTAGGGTTAGAAAAAGCGCGGTTTCATCCGCACATGAAAGCGTGACCGCCGGGCCTGTATCCACTGAGATTGCTATGAGCCATCGCCATGCATGCTGCTGACAGTCAAGTTACGCTCCTCTTGCAGGCCATGAGGAAGGGAGACGCATCCGCGGCCGATAAACTGATGCCCCTCGTTTATAAAGAACTTCATCGGTTGGCGAAGTCCTATATGCGACGCGAGCGAACCGACCACACGTTACAACCGACTGCGCTGATCAATGAGGCCTACCTGCGCCTTGCTTACGACGCTGTCGACTGGCAAAATCGCCAGCACTTTGTCGCGGTCGCTGCAAACGTGATGCGTCGCCTACTTGTCGACCACGCACGAACTCGTCAGGCTGAAATGCGAGGAGGAGATCTTCAGCGAGTTGAATTGAACGAAGAAATTGCGATTTCTGCCAAGCACTCAGGTGAGGTGTTGGCTCTGCACGAGGCGCTAAATCTTCTTGCAGAGGTGAATACCAGGCAGGCAAAAGTGGTCGAGCTGCGCTATTTTGCAGGGCTCTCCGTTGAAGAAATAGCGGGAATTCTAAACGTGTCACCCCGAACTGTGAAAAGCGACTGGGCCCTGGCAAGGGTATGGCTGTTCAATGAGATACAGCGGTCTCGTGCCTCGAAACTCGACAAGCAAGGAACCTAGAGGAAATTCAATACCTTCCGTCCACGTCACCGGACTCGACAACGTCGGGTCTTTGTCAATTACCTAAAGAAACTACACCACACTAACGGTGCGAAAACGCTGGCCGTGGCTGTACGCTGCAATCACTATCAGAGCACAGCCGTCTCGCTGTCGAATCTGTTGTCTGCGCTTACTTTGCTAACGAATTCGGGCAGCCGACTCTTCCAGTTCCTCGTGTAGAATTCGTGCACTGCGTTTCCGAGGCTGCGTTGATTCCCTACTCTTCCATGGCAGTAGAGGAGTTGCTCCGTGCTTGCGCTGAATCGAATGACAGTGCGGCTTGGGAAGAGTTCGTTGCGCGTTTTCAACGCGATATTAGTCTGTCAATCATTCGCACAGCTCGCCGATGGGGATTTAGCCCTCCGGAAGTCGTTGACGACCTGGTGCAGGATACGTATCTCAAGCTTTGTGCTGATAAATGCCGCCTTTTGTATGAGTTTGCGATCGCTCATCGTGAGGCCATTAACGGATATGTCAAAACCGTGGCGATTAATGTCGCTCACGACTATTTCAAGTCTCAGCAATCCAGAAAGCGTGGGGGCAAAATCGTCGTGCAAGCGAATGAAGAGTTGGAGCCGAAGGCTGCAAGCGAGAGCCTGGGGGGCCAGAGCACCATGGAGCGCGAGATTCTCCTTCGCCAGATTGACTCATGCCTGCAAAACTGCACGGAAGGACCCAGCCAGGAGAGAGATCGCACCGTCTTCTGGCTTCACTATCGGCAGGGTATGACCGCCAAGGAAATTGCTGCACTACCGACAACAGGGTTAACGGTCAAAGGCGTGGAGAGCGTCATTCTGCGGCTGAAATGCATGATTCGAGAGAAGATAAGAGATCTGCCATCCGGCTCCTCTACCAAGGCTGAGTAGGCTCGGAAGGATTCTGGTCGAGAAAGTCGTCCTCATATAAGGAGAGTTGCTTTTTGGAGCGCCCAGTAGACAAACATCTTGACGACGTTGATATCGAAGATTTCCTGTCGGCATCAGGGGATGCTGTCGTCACGGATGGCCCGGTAACGAGGCAATCTGCGGAAGGCGTTGAAAGACACCTCGATTCTTGCCTGGAATGTAGTCGAAAGGTGCGGATGCATAGAGATGTGCAAGACGTACTGCGGAGCCTAAAAGGTTTACGCACCAGTGGGCCCGATCCGGAGTGCCCTGACACTATTGATTGGACAGCCGTGGCCGCCGGGCTCTTGCCTGCGGCGGAATCCGAGCTGCTCCTCAGACACGCGGCGAATTGTGAGCGTTGCGGAGCGTTATTGAGCGACGCTATGCACGTTCTTTCCGATGAGGTAAGCCCCAATGAAGAGGTTATGCTCACCAGCCTGAAGAGCAACGATCCGTCGTGGCGCAGGTCGATGGCACAGAAGATGAGCAGAGCTGCACAGCCGCCTCTTGAAAGCAAATGGTGGATCCGGATATGGGAAGCTCTCAGACCGCAACTTCTTCCGGTCTCCGTCGCATTGGCGTCCGCTGTGATTGTCGGATGGATTGCATTTCACTTCTTCCTCTCCCATCCTCACCAAGGCCCCGCTGCACCCCTGGCACTTATTGCGTCTGCTTATACTGAACATCGAACATTGGAACTGCGTATTCCCGGAGCGAGCAACGCACCCATCCGCGTGGAACGTGGCACTAGCGGCTCAAACTTGGACAAACCGGAAGATTTGCTTCGAGCTGAAGCCTTGATTGGTGAGGGATTACACAAGAATCCGGACGATACCACGCTACTGGATGCCAAGGCTCGTGCAGATTTGCTTGATAACAACTACGAGGCCGCGATCAAGTCGTTACAGCGAGCACTGGAAACCGAATCTAACTCGGCGCCGCTGAAGATAGATCTAGCCACAGCCTATTTTCTGCGGGCTGAGAAGACAGGTAGAGATGGCGACTACCATTCCGCAGATGAGTACTTAGGCGAGGTCTTAGCTACAACTCCCGACAATAGCGTTGCTCTGTTCAATCGAGCTGTCGTGGCAGAACGCATCTACTTATATGGAGCGGCGGAAGAAGATTGGAAGAAGTTTCTACAGATCGAGACTGATCCGGGATGGCTATCGGAGGGCAAGCATCGATACGAACTGCTGCAGCAGAGAATACAAAAGCAGGAACAAAACAATTCGCGCGCATCGCCGATTCGCGACCCGGCATCCGCCCTATCAGCCCTGCGTTCTCACGCGATTAACCCCAATGACAAAACTTGGCCCCTGCCCCTCGACGAAGCATATCTCGACACAGCTCTAACTGAATGGCTCCCCACAGTTGCCAGCCACAGGCAACTGGCAGAGAAGAAATCATCGACAGAATGGGCTGCTCTGAATGCGCTCTCTGACATCCTGCGTACGCAGCACGGCGATGAATGGCTATCTGATCTCCTCAAAGGTCCGCATTCGTCAGCGTGGGCTGACGGAGCGCTTGAACTCTCCGCGGCCGCGCAAGCGAATGCGCAGGGTGACATGGATGCAGTCATTGCTCATGCCACCCGATCCATGAAGCAATTTCAATTGGCGAGAAATGACGCAGGTGAGGTCGGGGCGAGATACGAATATTTCACTGGCTCGAATCAGTCTCAGTTGGAAGATCGATGCATGTCCATCGGCTCAAGCGGACTCCAAGGGGTGCATCGCCATCATTATGCGTGGTTCGAAACTCAAATCCTGTTTGTGGTCTCGGATTGCTACTTCTTTAAAGGTAATACAGAGCAAGCGATGCTGTACGCAGCACACGCGGTAGCATTGGCTGATCAGGCGCGCTATGCGGTCCTGCAGCTCTGGGGTCAATATTATCTCGATGGTGTCCAGACACCGTGGGTAGCTTCACCCGATTCATGGGCTCGCATCTCGGCTGGCCTTCGTGAGTTCAGCCAGGGGTGGTATCCGCCTGTGAACGGATATGTCTTCTGCGTAGATATGGGCCATGCTGCCGAGTCCAGGGAAATGTGGCAACTGGCAGAAGCCGCAGCTAAAGAAGCTGTACGAATGTCTTCCGGAATAGCTCGCACGTATGAGGCCTTTGCTCATCATTGGCTGGCACGGGTAGCCGAAGCCGCCAATGACACAAAGTTGGCGGAAATAGAGTATGAAAAGGCCAGCGAATTATTCAGCGGGTTGGGGACACGGGAGGCTCGTGCGCTCCTTTTAGAATCTGAAATTGACCGTGCATCTTTGGAAGTAAAGCAAAAGAAATTCGAAGCGGCAGGGGCTCGTCTTGAAAGGGTGAAGGCCGGTCTTTCTTCGGGCAATTATGACTATGCCTATGTTGTTTCGCACTGGGCATCATTGGGGGAACTCCACCTCCGCACAGGTAAACTGCAACTGGCGGAGACCGAACTTCTGGAAGCAGTAAGACTGATCGAAAAGAACGAAGACTCGCTTTCGTCGGAAGCAGATATCCTCACATGGCAACGAGAAACCGCAGGAGTTTATCGCGCTTTGCTGGAAATTTACAGCGAGAATTACCGCGATGGGGCAAAGTCGTTTGGATTTCTGGAGTGGTATCGAGGCGAGCCTCTGTGGCTTGTTGTTCGCTCCAGGCGGCAGCCCGGAGTGCCGTCTATCGCTCAGGGAAAATCTTCTTCAGGCTTGACATCAGTTTTTGCCCCGCGAGAGTACGCGCTTAAACCGGGAGATGCGGTGATAACGTGGGCTTCCCTGCCCAATGGACTCGCTGTGTGGCTGCTGGATAGCAACGGCGTGCATTTCTCCTGGGTAAATGTAAGTGCAGCGTCACTGCTTGCCACTGTTACCAGGTTCACTCGGTTGTGTGCTGATCCCTCATCGGATCCAAATGCAATCGATCGAGATGCCCATCAGTTGTACGACTGGTTGGTTCGGCCCGTGGAGACGAATCTTAAGGGTTCTGCCAGGCTTCTTGTTGAACCGGATGAATCTCTCACTTTCATCCCTTTCCAGGCACTCAAAGCGCCCGATGGCAGATACCTGGGTGACCTTTTGCCAATGGTTGAGTCGCCAGGTCTCGCATACTCGCAAATACTTCGGCCCGCCACAGCCGTGTCAGCGCATAATGCGATTTTGGCTGTGGGCAACCCGCTGTTAACAGACCCGGACCTGACGGAATTTACTCCTCTACCGGAAGCAAATCTGGAGGCTCACGATGTTGCGGCTAAGTTCGATCACCGGCATCTCCTGACGGGTACGGACGCTACCCTGACAAAGGTCAAGGAGATGCTGCCGCAAGTGGAGATCTTTCACTTTGCCGGTCACGCCCTTTCAGGAAATCACGGATCTGGCCTGATACTCGCCCCGGAGGCGGGGAATGCCGATGAGGCAGGATTGCTTGGAGAAACCCAGCTTCGTGGGCTGGAACTGGCAAACCTGAAGCTCGTCGTTCTTTCAGCGTGCGAAACTGCCGTCTCAAACGAGGGCCTGGTGGATCCGAGCAATTTGGCGCGCGTATTTATGCGCGCCGGCGTCCCCGATGTGGTCGCAAGTAAATGGCGCGTCGATTCACAAGCGAGCAGCGATTTGATGCACGACTTTTACACGCACTTGCTGCAAGGACAGGCCGCCTCCAATGCGCTCAAGGAGGCTGAGCATGATCTCAGATCCAAACCGGAGACATCTCATCCATACTATTGGGCAGCGTTTTCCATCTTTGGTGGCTAGCATGAGTCAGCATGCTCTCAAAGCGGAACATACAACTGGGTGCGCTTGAAAATGACCGGTGTGTATCGCAAGATAAAGTTTGCATCGAGAGGCGGGATTGGGGGATAGTGCCGGGCCATCCAAATGACGCACGGGCAGTGCGATGATTTTGCCCGCCCGTACATCATGTAACCCACTCCGATAACCGGGTATTGACGCGGCTTAAAGTCGCCCCAGTCAGATCATGCCACTGAGCGCTCGGCAGGCTGTGCGACTTCTATCGTTCTACTCATCAGATCTGCTATCGTTCTACTCATCAGATCTGCATTTCCACCCAGTAGTTGACATACCAAATTTGCCCAGCGCGTGTCCTGGTTGAATTTGAGTTTCAGGTAGTCACCCCATAGGATTTCATATCCGGTAATTTGTGGGCCGTCTCCTTTATGTGGAGTACCGGGGGTTTTGTGTGGAGTGCCTGGAGTCTTTACGTCGTCACGTGGCATCACCTTTGGCACCACCTCTTGTTTCACTGCATCGTCGATCAGGGAGGTAATAATGTCGAGAGTTTGCGGGAAGTAAATGGCAAGACCATACGGATCGATCGATCCGTCCTCCCCTGCGTCACGATGGTAGAGGATGTACGGGGAGCTCACGAGCACATCGAGGGCGTTCTTTGCCTGATTGGACACGGCGGCGTAATTTTTATTGCGTTCGGGCTCTTCGACGTGTTCCTGGGAGAAAGACTGTGAGAGCTCTTTGCAGAAGACGCCAAAATCAATGTATGTGACCTCATCAGGAGTGCGTGACGCATCACGTGCGCGAAATATCATACTTTTCGCTTTCACATCCGCATCCCATTTTGTGGCAGCGTCCAAGGCATTGACCAACTCTGTCATTGCCTTCACAAGGTCGCTGCTCTTCGACAAATTCATTGAAGACAGGGAAACCCTGGTCTTGCTGCCTTTCTGGGTGTACCTCTCCCGGAATCTGCTTATGATAGCTGCTGACAGAGTGTTGGCATCCATCCCCGGGAATTTGCTCAAGTCGCCCAGGATGGTATCGTAGGGCCAACTTTGGTCGGGCACCACTTCATCCGAAGCAACCACGAGCGACACTGATCCGGCAACTTCGTGACAAATTTCGGTCATCGCCATCAGGCAGGAGTCAAAACCCAACAAGTCAATCTTGAAGTCGACCGCCTTGGGATAATTCTTGAGAAGGTCCTCCTTAGAATATTTCTCGAGAATCTCCTCCTCGGAGTATTTCTTGAGAAGGTCCTCCTTAGAATATTTCTCGAGAATCTTCTCCCGGGAACATTTCTTGGAATAATTCTCGAGAATCTCATCCTTGGAATAATTCTCGAGAATACCCTTGCGAACCACCCCCGCGGAATATTTCTCGAGGATTGTTCCAAGTTCGATGTTTGTCACGTAGAGGTTAGGGTTAGGAACGTTCGGACTCAGTGAGTCTTTCGGCAGAGGATTCTTGTAGAAGTAAAGGTGGTCAAGACCAGCGCCATGTCCCCAGAGAATAAGAGCAATCCTCTGTCTTTCTGGAGGCGTCGCCGTCGATCCCTCTGGCGTTGCCGTCGATACGTGAGGCATTGCGGTCGGTAACTTACCCGCTGCCTCCTCCAAGCTGAGGAAATCCTTTAACCGTTGCGCCCGGTTTATGTTTACATAGTTCTTGTCCGCTTCCCAAACCAGTTGTTTCTTGCCCCCGACGCATCTGTAGCGAGACCCCTGCCCGGGGCTGGGCCCATCGAGTTGGACAACAATATCAACATTGTTCAGTGAACTAGCATCGGTTAACTGACGCAGGCTGACCAGAGCGTCATCGTAGAGCGTGTTGTCAGCGGAAATATAGACGAGCATCTTCCAAGGTTGATCCATTTCTTACCTCACATGGTTTTCCCTTATGTCTCACTTAAACGACCTCACAGAGCAAAAGCCTGTACTGGCTTAAGAATTATTCGGCTATAAGAGCCTGATGTCCACGCGCAGTGCTTCTTTTGTTAGGCGACAGTGTGGAGTTCTGGATAGCCTGGGCATCAACGCGCCATCTCAGGATCAGATCATTACACCAGCGCGAAAAGGTTTTTTCGACCATCTGTCGTCTGCAGAGTCAGAGATGATGCGCCGAATAGAAACTTCGCACAGCGCATACATTCAGGGCCAACGGAAGGTCAACAATCCAAAGATAAGGGCCTTCATAAGTCTTTAGCCGGTCGGATTAGAAGTATGGCATCTCAGAGACACTTGGTGGAGAAGTTATTTGAGGGGGCTCTCGCGCTCAAGGCCACGGAGCGATGTGCCTTCCTCGATGAGGCATGCAATGGCAATCCTGAGTTGAGGAGGATGGTTGAAGACCTTCTGGCTGATGACGCCAGGGCGGGCAGTTTTCTCCAGCATGCGCCGTTGGAATTTCTTGGGGTGGCAGACGAGAACCCTCACACTAAGAACGGTAATGCGTCGTCAGGCAGCGCTCCTGCTGGTAGATTTTCCCCGGGCCGAGTGCTCCTCGGTCGTTTCGTAATTGTTCGTTTCCTTGCCAAGGGCGGAATGGGGGAAGTCTATGAGGCGGAGGACAGATTTCTACATGGTGCGCATGTAGCCCTGAAGACGATTCTTCCTCACATGGCCGATGATCCTGGTCTGCAAGAGCGTTTCGCGCGTGAAGTCGTGCTCGCGAGGGAAGTGATCCATCCGAACCTCTGCCCCATATACGACATCTTTCATTGTGACGAGCAACAGTCAGGCTGCATGTTCCTGACCATGAAGCTGCTAAAGGGTGAGACCCTTGCGGAACGATTGAAAAGGCGTGGTGCGATATCGCTTGACGAGGGACTCGCAATCCTGAGGCAGATTGTTGCCGGGTTAGCAGCCATCCATGCGGCTGGGATCGTTCACCGTGACATAAAGCCGAACAATATCATGCTCGACGGGACGGGTCCGGACGTGCGGTTATGTATCACTGATTTTGGTCTGGCGAGGGCATTGGAGTCCGAGCTAACTGTTTTAAACGGCGGAGCAGTCATTGGGACACCCGACTATATGGCGCCGGAACTATTTCTTGGCCAGCCACCAACTCAGGGCACTGATCTCTATGCACTCGGTGTCGTTCTGCACGAAGTATTCACAGGTAGAAAGCCGACGATCGCCCCCGACATGTCTCTTGTTGCGGTGCGTCAATTGAACGGCTCAAATCTGCCTCTATACTGTGTCCAGCTAATCCGGCACTGCCTGGATCGTGATCCCGTGCGCAGGTGTGAGGCTTTTAAGCGCGCTTTCGATCTTCTGGTTCCCAACTCTGTTCGCGATGGCCCGATTCACGGAACAAGCGAGGTGCGGAGACGAAGCAGCTTCGCTGGCACAACTCCAACCATTTGCGTAATCGGGGTTGGATCATGGTTGGAATGGGAGCAATTCGAAAGCCTGCTTCATCCCCTGTCACTGAGAAGTTTTGTTGCTCCATTGAGCTTGCCAAAGACATGCGATGCCCGAATGACACCTGCCTTGACAGGAGTTCTTGGCGCAATCGAACGCGAGCTCTCGCGTCTTGATGAATTTGATCGTGATCTCGTCGAGTCTGGATCTGAAGATGTGAACCCGGATGCTCAGGATCCGTTATAAGAAGAGCACAGCGATATGCTCGACGATTTCCTGGACGATCATTGCATAGAGCGACCGAACAAACAGATGAGATCAGGCGTAACTTGCGTATTGTATTTCCCCAATACTTGCGTCATTTCCACGCCGCGAAATTTCTCAGAACTACTTGCATTCACCTGGTCTGGGAGTATGCTTCTCCTCAACGGAAGAGAGATCTTCCAGCGGGAGAGAGCAGACAACGACCATTAGGAGAACCGGCGACGGATCTCGCGAAGCGACTGGGCAACTGGAAGCTTTGAATGGAGCCGAAGAAGCTCTTACAACGGATAGCGCGACGGGAAAGTGAGGAAAGCGCGGGCCTCAAGGTTCGCAGGTTCTGAACGTTTCCGAAGCGACAATCGGTTGTCGTCTGGAGGCCGAACCAGATCTTCAAAAAAATCGGAAAAGAAGGGGCGAAATCCCGAAAGGGAATCGCCCCTTCGCTTTAGATCCAGAGAGGGTGAACGAATTCCCCTCTGCATTTTCAAAGGCACCGCATCCACTATTTTGCGGCTGGTTTCTCAAGATGCCCACCGAATGCGAAGCGCATGGCGGAGAGAAGTTTGTCGGAGTAGTCTGCAAGTCCGCGTGAGCTGAATCGTTCGTAGAGCGCGGCGGTGAGTACGTGCGCAGGAACTCCCTCATCGATGGCGGCCTTTACTGTCCAGCGGCCCTCGCCGGAATCTGAGACTCGGCCACCAAACTTCGAGAGTTCAGGATCGCCGTGAAGCGCCGATGCGGTCAGGTCGAGCAGCCAGGAAGCAATGACACTGCCGCGCCGCCACACTTCGGCGACATCCGGCATATTGAAATCGTATTGATAGTGGTCGGGGTCGCGCAGAGGCGTTGTCTCGGCATCGATCTCGTGGGTATCTTTGCCAACATTGGCGGCTTTCAGAATGCCGAGGCCTTCAGCGTACGCCGCCATGATGCCGTACTCGATGCCGTTGTGCACCATCTTGACGAAGTGGCCACCACCGCTTTCTCCGCAGTACAAGTAGCCCTGTTCGGCTTGGGTCGGCTCGCCTTCGCGGCCCGGGGTCCGTGGAGTGTCTCCGATACCAGGTGCTATGGCCTTGAAAATCGGGTCAAGATGCTCAACGACTTCCTTGTGGCCGCCGATCATCATGCAGTATCCACGCTCCAGGCCCCACACTCCGCCGCTCGTTCCCACGTCGACGTAATTGATGCCCTTCGGCGCGAGTTCTTTGGCGCGGCGGATATCGTCGATGTAGTAAGAGTTGCCTCCATCGATAAGGATGTCGCCTTTTTGCAGATGAGGAACAATCTCTGCGATCGTGTCATCGACGACTGCCGCAGGAATCATCAGCCAAATCGCGCGCGGCGTTGTCAATTTGTTTACGAAGTCGGCCAGCGACGACGAGCCGCCCACTCCCTTTTCCTTTGCCAGATCTTCAACAGCCTTGGCTGACCTGTCGAACACGACACATTCGTGTCCGTTACGGGCGAGGCGGCGAACCATGTTCGCTCCCATTCTTCCGAGTCCCACCATTCCAAGTTGCATAGTGCTCCTTTTCAAGTATTTCGCGATGCGCTAATCCGAAGGGTGATCGACCTCTGTAAGATAGCCTACTACTTTTAGAAACACATGAATCGCACAGCGCAGGCCGGATCAGGTCTAAGGTCGACCTCACTTATTGGGCTTAGACGCTGCAGCAACCTTAGACGATGCAGCAACTCATCCGGTTACGAGAGATCGGTCTCGACGAATCGGACATTTAAGCGGAAAATGATGTGGCTGTACAACGGAGGGTTGAATGGCGCAAGCAACGTGTCCCCATGTCAAGGATCACGAGAAGAAGGTGAAACCTGGCAGCAAAGGATGTGAAGAATGCCTGAAGACCGGCGATAGCTGGGTTCATTTGCGCATGTGCATGGAATGCGGCCACGTCGGCTGCTGTGACTCATCCAAAAACCGCCACGCCCGAGCGCACTTTCACACGACGCAGCACCCTATTATCAAGTCGGCTGAACGAGGCGAAAACTGGCGATGGTGCTACATCGACGACATGTATCTGCAGTAGGGATGCCGCCATGGGCAAGATCAGAGAGTACGAAGGCAAGGACATCACTATTCTGTATGACGTGGCTCGCTGTTACCATGCCACGGAGTGCATTCACGGCGCGCCGGCGGTCTTCAAAAAGGATGCCCGGCCGTGGGTCCATCCGGATGGCGAAGATGCCGCCAAAACG
This genomic window contains:
- a CDS encoding CHAT domain-containing protein, which gives rise to MHVLSDEVSPNEEVMLTSLKSNDPSWRRSMAQKMSRAAQPPLESKWWIRIWEALRPQLLPVSVALASAVIVGWIAFHFFLSHPHQGPAAPLALIASAYTEHRTLELRIPGASNAPIRVERGTSGSNLDKPEDLLRAEALIGEGLHKNPDDTTLLDAKARADLLDNNYEAAIKSLQRALETESNSAPLKIDLATAYFLRAEKTGRDGDYHSADEYLGEVLATTPDNSVALFNRAVVAERIYLYGAAEEDWKKFLQIETDPGWLSEGKHRYELLQQRIQKQEQNNSRASPIRDPASALSALRSHAINPNDKTWPLPLDEAYLDTALTEWLPTVASHRQLAEKKSSTEWAALNALSDILRTQHGDEWLSDLLKGPHSSAWADGALELSAAAQANAQGDMDAVIAHATRSMKQFQLARNDAGEVGARYEYFTGSNQSQLEDRCMSIGSSGLQGVHRHHYAWFETQILFVVSDCYFFKGNTEQAMLYAAHAVALADQARYAVLQLWGQYYLDGVQTPWVASPDSWARISAGLREFSQGWYPPVNGYVFCVDMGHAAESREMWQLAEAAAKEAVRMSSGIARTYEAFAHHWLARVAEAANDTKLAEIEYEKASELFSGLGTREARALLLESEIDRASLEVKQKKFEAAGARLERVKAGLSSGNYDYAYVVSHWASLGELHLRTGKLQLAETELLEAVRLIEKNEDSLSSEADILTWQRETAGVYRALLEIYSENYRDGAKSFGFLEWYRGEPLWLVVRSRRQPGVPSIAQGKSSSGLTSVFAPREYALKPGDAVITWASLPNGLAVWLLDSNGVHFSWVNVSAASLLATVTRFTRLCADPSSDPNAIDRDAHQLYDWLVRPVETNLKGSARLLVEPDESLTFIPFQALKAPDGRYLGDLLPMVESPGLAYSQILRPATAVSAHNAILAVGNPLLTDPDLTEFTPLPEANLEAHDVAAKFDHRHLLTGTDATLTKVKEMLPQVEIFHFAGHALSGNHGSGLILAPEAGNADEAGLLGETQLRGLELANLKLVVLSACETAVSNEGLVDPSNLARVFMRAGVPDVVASKWRVDSQASSDLMHDFYTHLLQGQAASNALKEAEHDLRSKPETSHPYYWAAFSIFGG
- a CDS encoding serine/threonine-protein kinase, with product MASQRHLVEKLFEGALALKATERCAFLDEACNGNPELRRMVEDLLADDARAGSFLQHAPLEFLGVADENPHTKNGNASSGSAPAGRFSPGRVLLGRFVIVRFLAKGGMGEVYEAEDRFLHGAHVALKTILPHMADDPGLQERFAREVVLAREVIHPNLCPIYDIFHCDEQQSGCMFLTMKLLKGETLAERLKRRGAISLDEGLAILRQIVAGLAAIHAAGIVHRDIKPNNIMLDGTGPDVRLCITDFGLARALESELTVLNGGAVIGTPDYMAPELFLGQPPTQGTDLYALGVVLHEVFTGRKPTIAPDMSLVAVRQLNGSNLPLYCVQLIRHCLDRDPVRRCEAFKRAFDLLVPNSVRDGPIHGTSEVRRRSSFAGTTPTICVIGVGSWLEWEQFESLLHPLSLRSFVAPLSLPKTCDARMTPALTGVLGAIERELSRLDEFDRDLVESGSEDVNPDAQDPL
- a CDS encoding sigma-70 family RNA polymerase sigma factor, whose protein sequence is MHAADSQVTLLLQAMRKGDASAADKLMPLVYKELHRLAKSYMRRERTDHTLQPTALINEAYLRLAYDAVDWQNRQHFVAVAANVMRRLLVDHARTRQAEMRGGDLQRVELNEEIAISAKHSGEVLALHEALNLLAEVNTRQAKVVELRYFAGLSVEEIAGILNVSPRTVKSDWALARVWLFNEIQRSRASKLDKQGT
- a CDS encoding clostripain-related cysteine peptidase, yielding MDQPWKMLVYISADNTLYDDALVSLRQLTDASSLNNVDIVVQLDGPSPGQGSRYRCVGGKKQLVWEADKNYVNINRAQRLKDFLSLEEAAGKLPTAMPHVSTATPEGSTATPPERQRIALILWGHGAGLDHLYFYKNPLPKDSLSPNVPNPNLYVTNIELGTILEKYSAGVVRKGILENYSKDEILENYSKKCSREKILEKYSKEDLLKKYSEEEILEKYSKEDLLKNYPKAVDFKIDLLGFDSCLMAMTEICHEVAGSVSLVVASDEVVPDQSWPYDTILGDLSKFPGMDANTLSAAIISRFRERYTQKGSKTRVSLSSMNLSKSSDLVKAMTELVNALDAATKWDADVKAKSMIFRARDASRTPDEVTYIDFGVFCKELSQSFSQEHVEEPERNKNYAAVSNQAKNALDVLVSSPYILYHRDAGEDGSIDPYGLAIYFPQTLDIITSLIDDAVKQEVVPKVMPRDDVKTPGTPHKTPGTPHKGDGPQITGYEILWGDYLKLKFNQDTRWANLVCQLLGGNADLMSRTIADLMSRTIEVAQPAERSVA
- a CDS encoding RNA polymerase sigma factor, giving the protein MHCVSEAALIPYSSMAVEELLRACAESNDSAAWEEFVARFQRDISLSIIRTARRWGFSPPEVVDDLVQDTYLKLCADKCRLLYEFAIAHREAINGYVKTVAINVAHDYFKSQQSRKRGGKIVVQANEELEPKAASESLGGQSTMEREILLRQIDSCLQNCTEGPSQERDRTVFWLHYRQGMTAKEIAALPTTGLTVKGVESVILRLKCMIREKIRDLPSGSSTKAE